CCGTATTGCCACACTGACCACTACTGGCAGGTGTATTTCGATAGCAACAAGATGATCAAGGATGCCCTCGGCGAAGGCGGCTTCCCGGCGCCGATGCCAGCGCAGACGGTGATCATGCAGCAGGCGGGGTAACAGAGGAGGCCGGCCGCCAGGGGGCGGCCGGCGCTGGATCAGGCTTGCGTCTTGCTCGGTTTCACCGCTTTCCAGATGCGGGTTGCCAGGCTGACCAGCAGTAGGGCAATGGCCCCGGCGATAATCCCGGCGATGGCATTCAGCAGGGTTGGCAGCAAGGCCGCGAGCAGGCCGCTGCTGGCCGCCACGCTCTGCGCCATCTGGTCGATCCATTCCTGCGCGGCATGTACGCCGTGGGTGAGGATGCCGCCGCCGACCATAAACATCGCTGCGGTGCCGAGAATCGACAGGGTTTTCATCATGTACGGCGCGGTAAACAGAATGCCGCGACCGACGCTGCGTTGCAGGCGGCCGCCCAGGCCTTCGCCGCCACGCTGATTGAGGTAGAGGCCGGCGTCGTCCAGCTTGACGATACCCGCCACCAGGCCATAAACCCCGACCGTCATAACCAGGGCGATGGCGGACAGCACCGCGACCTGCTTGCCAAAACTGGCCAGGGCCACGGTGCCAAGGGTGATGGCGATGATTTCTGCCGAGAGGATAAAGTCGGTGCGGATCGCGCCCTTTATCTTGTCCTTCTCGAACGCCAGCATGTCCACTTCCGGGTCGGCCACGGCCTGCAGCAATTCTTGATGCTGCGCCTGATTATCGGCCTTGCTATGGAGGAACTTGTGCGCGAGCTTCTCGAAGCCTTCGTAGCAGAGGAAGGCGCCGCCAAACATCAGCAGCGGCGTCACCGCCCAGGGCGCAAAGGCGCTGATCAGCAGGGCGGCAGGCACCAGAATCAGCTTGTTTTTCGCCGAACCCTTGGCCACCGCCCAGACCACCGGCAGTTCACGTTCGGCGCGCACGCCGCTGACCTGCTGGGCATTCAGCGCCAGGTCGTCGCCGAGTACCCCGGCAGTTTTCTTGGCGGCGACTTTGGTCATTACCGCCACATCGTCAAGGACGGCGGCAATATCATCAAGCAGGGTTAACAG
This DNA window, taken from Pseudomonas sp. SG20056, encodes the following:
- a CDS encoding DUF808 domain-containing protein, yielding MAGASLLTLLDDIAAVLDDVAVMTKVAAKKTAGVLGDDLALNAQQVSGVRAERELPVVWAVAKGSAKNKLILVPAALLISAFAPWAVTPLLMFGGAFLCYEGFEKLAHKFLHSKADNQAQHQELLQAVADPEVDMLAFEKDKIKGAIRTDFILSAEIIAITLGTVALASFGKQVAVLSAIALVMTVGVYGLVAGIVKLDDAGLYLNQRGGEGLGGRLQRSVGRGILFTAPYMMKTLSILGTAAMFMVGGGILTHGVHAAQEWIDQMAQSVAASSGLLAALLPTLLNAIAGIIAGAIALLLVSLATRIWKAVKPSKTQA